Genomic window (Streptomyces sp. SLBN-31):
CGTCCCGGACACGCCGACGTTCGAGCAACACCTCAAGGAGTGCCGTGAACATTCGCATGGGAGTCGAGGAGGAGTTCCACATCCTGGAGGTGGAGAGCGGACTTCTCGTGCCGCGCGCCGACCAGGTACTGCGACGGCTTCCCCGGCGGACCTTCACCGCGGAGATGCACCAGTCCACCGTGGAGTCGAACAGCGGGGTGCACGACTCCCTGGACGACCTGTACGCCGATCTGGCAGGGACGAGGCGGCGCCTCGACGCGGCCGCCGCCGAACTGGGGCTGGCGGTGGTGGCCGCCGGCACCGCCCCTCTCGCACCGGCCGCCTCAGGCCACCCCACCGCCGACCCCCGTTACCGCCACATGGTCGAGGAATACCGGCAGGTCGCCGACGAGCAGCTCATCTGCGGCGCCCAGGTCCACGTGGACGTGCCCGACCGGGACACGGCCGTGGGGATCATGTGCCTGATCTCGCCCTGGCTGCCCGTCCTGCTGGCGCTGTCGGCCAGCTCGCCGTTCTGGCAGGGCTCCGACACCGGCTACGCGAGCTGGCGCACGCTGCTGTGGCAGCGGTGGCCGACCGCCGGCCCGGTGGGCTGCTTCTCCAGCGCGGCAGACTACGACGCCGCCGTCGACGGACTCGTCCGCAGCGGAGTCATCAGCGACGCGGGGATGATCTACTACGACGTCCGGCCCTCCGCTCATTTGCA
Coding sequences:
- a CDS encoding glutamate--cysteine ligase, with protein sequence MNIRMGVEEEFHILEVESGLLVPRADQVLRRLPRRTFTAEMHQSTVESNSGVHDSLDDLYADLAGTRRRLDAAAAELGLAVVAAGTAPLAPAASGHPTADPRYRHMVEEYRQVADEQLICGAQVHVDVPDRDTAVGIMCLISPWLPVLLALSASSPFWQGSDTGYASWRTLLWQRWPTAGPVGCFSSAADYDAAVDGLVRSGVISDAGMIYYDVRPSAHLQTLELRICDACPRVETVVLVAGLYRALVADALERRATGAAACDGRHEWVRGATWRAARSGLGGTLVDPETRGEAPAGEVVRKLLARLRPALEARGDWQTVSALAESALAEGDAARRIRRTAQDEGLLACTDMLIADTRGERRDRRRTPPGRKSIPFAVPDPAGSASASGAPEAVGR